Proteins found in one Brachyspira murdochii DSM 12563 genomic segment:
- a CDS encoding AAA family ATPase — protein sequence MKRYLTIKNFRNINPVLENEDERSKENELKYGRLYLNGDMKQGSLISIIGANGIGKSNILSAVEKAFTGCIDDKRDNPKIEGFINCKPEISIFIETDEGIIYKGNAQNKNIVWTVIENKDLYDIVLKKNYIYKILNYIFKSDDEVYKDNELFYIYKNNYNIDNNIKTDNNEEENFNDILDYSSEKILDIISKYKENQTIDKLKLLISILKTEYYELDKWNNYYNILLDEDKINNSDLQYLTDILIKIDGIENSQVYVHKNNIKSDELVVSCYKKNENSISKHNRKNNSKNFIKESNFLYSLFKSANNMEMYEYISDNYSNILSDVAFAKQTENEINKILENTISKRFNDLYISNNELYKSNSDYSFKISLEKEFIKIYFESKNGLTNLENESEGFNWFFSLFFNTLNYNEFKKGDIIIIDEPEQHLSVPVIKELREFLKQFAKDNGVTIITSVQIPYFADINYLDELKIAEIKQDGIGIKIENDFSATYGKSDTLEKIINAFGIKHIDITRDTKLIYVEGITDYNYFTAFKILMEYIENKEIDIAFMPINGIGRENDEKQKNIIIEGLCNISKNPSILIDGDNSANQFKELAKNTNLKVTQLTDINTNFVTIEDLFSEKDKQIYKIDKKNKDALYSSLFKNNIIDYYNKELISKKTIDNFFKVINEID from the coding sequence ATGAAAAGGTATTTAACAATAAAAAACTTTAGGAACATTAACCCAGTATTAGAAAATGAAGATGAACGAAGTAAAGAAAATGAATTAAAGTATGGAAGATTATATCTTAACGGAGATATGAAACAGGGATCTTTAATAAGTATAATAGGAGCTAACGGCATTGGAAAAAGTAATATACTTTCTGCAGTAGAAAAAGCTTTTACAGGCTGTATAGATGATAAAAGAGATAATCCCAAAATAGAAGGCTTTATAAACTGTAAACCAGAAATTTCAATATTTATAGAAACTGATGAAGGAATCATATACAAAGGTAATGCTCAAAATAAAAATATTGTATGGACTGTTATAGAAAACAAAGATTTATATGATATTGTTTTGAAAAAAAATTATATATATAAAATACTTAATTACATATTTAAAAGCGATGATGAAGTGTATAAAGATAATGAGCTATTTTATATTTATAAAAATAATTATAATATTGATAATAATATAAAAACTGATAATAATGAAGAAGAAAATTTTAATGATATATTAGATTATTCTTCAGAAAAGATTTTGGATATAATTTCTAAATATAAAGAAAATCAAACAATAGATAAATTAAAACTATTAATAAGCATACTTAAAACAGAATATTATGAACTTGATAAATGGAATAATTATTATAATATCTTACTAGACGAAGATAAAATAAATAATAGTGATTTACAATATTTAACAGATATATTAATAAAAATTGACGGTATAGAAAACTCTCAAGTATATGTTCATAAAAACAATATAAAAAGTGATGAACTTGTAGTATCATGCTACAAAAAAAATGAAAACTCAATTTCAAAACATAACCGAAAAAATAATAGTAAAAACTTTATTAAAGAATCTAATTTTCTATATTCTTTATTTAAATCAGCCAATAATATGGAAATGTATGAATATATATCAGATAATTACAGCAATATACTATCTGATGTAGCATTTGCAAAACAAACAGAAAATGAGATAAATAAAATATTAGAAAATACTATATCCAAAAGATTTAATGATTTATATATATCAAACAATGAATTATACAAATCAAATAGTGATTATAGTTTTAAGATATCATTAGAAAAAGAATTCATAAAAATATATTTTGAAAGCAAAAACGGACTTACAAATTTAGAAAATGAATCTGAAGGATTTAATTGGTTTTTCAGTTTATTTTTCAACACATTGAACTATAATGAGTTTAAAAAAGGCGATATTATTATAATAGATGAACCAGAGCAGCATTTATCGGTACCAGTAATAAAAGAACTTAGAGAATTTTTAAAACAGTTTGCAAAAGACAATGGAGTTACAATTATAACATCTGTTCAAATTCCATATTTTGCTGATATAAATTATTTAGACGAATTAAAAATAGCTGAAATAAAACAGGACGGTATAGGAATAAAAATAGAAAACGACTTCTCTGCAACTTACGGCAAATCAGATACTCTTGAAAAAATTATAAATGCATTCGGTATAAAACATATAGATATTACCAGAGATACAAAACTGATATATGTAGAAGGCATTACAGATTATAATTATTTTACAGCATTTAAAATACTTATGGAATATATAGAAAATAAAGAAATAGATATAGCATTCATGCCTATTAATGGTATAGGAAGAGAAAATGATGAAAAGCAAAAAAATATCATAATAGAAGGATTATGCAATATATCAAAAAATCCTTCTATATTAATTGACGGTGATAACTCTGCTAATCAATTTAAAGAACTCGCTAAAAATACAAATCTCAAAGTAACACAGCTTACAGATATAAATACAAATTTTGTTACAATAGAAGATTTATTTAGTGAGAAAGACAAACAAATTTACAAAATAGATAAAAAAAATAAAGATGCTCTTTATTCAAGTTTATTTAAAAATAATATAATAGACTATTATAATAAAGAATTAATATCTAAGAAAACAATAGATAATTTCTTTAAGGTGATAAATGAAATTGACTAA
- the mtnK gene encoding S-methyl-5-thioribose kinase produces MAYKQLNINTISDYLKTIDEMKNIFSSFDDLVITEIGDGNLNYVYSITNKNNDKETVILKQSVPFLRCVGENYPLEKDRMKIEIKTLKEQYKLCPNLVPKIYYDSDDMCVVIMQNLNKHKVLRGEIINGRKFPKAAEDLTDFLSKTLFFTSDYYLDSKTKKALVSEYMNAELCSLTEDFIFTHPFEDNETNVFYEELNIEKVKQFQRDFKLKIAAAEMKYAFMTKAEALLHGDFHLGSFMGNEEETYVIDPEFAFYGPIGFDIGKASANFFMAYISQEYHQKRLGTNSIEFRKWLFDTAKYMITGTLEKFEKLLKKHLKETKPLYWNYDEGEKHSEVYIKTVLKRIFKDAIGFAGCVLIRRTLGLAKNKDIASIEDLKERARLDWICLEIGREFLVNRESIENIEKVSDIVNKYSSIDKI; encoded by the coding sequence ATGGCTTATAAACAATTAAATATTAATACTATATCAGACTATTTAAAAACAATTGATGAAATGAAAAATATATTCTCGAGTTTTGATGATTTAGTTATAACAGAAATTGGAGATGGAAACTTAAATTATGTATACAGTATTACAAATAAAAACAATGATAAGGAAACTGTAATATTAAAACAGTCTGTACCTTTTTTAAGATGTGTAGGAGAAAATTATCCTTTAGAAAAAGACAGAATGAAAATAGAAATAAAAACACTTAAAGAACAATACAAATTATGTCCAAATTTAGTACCTAAAATATATTATGATTCTGATGATATGTGCGTTGTTATAATGCAGAATCTAAATAAACATAAAGTGCTTAGAGGCGAAATAATAAACGGAAGAAAATTTCCAAAAGCTGCAGAAGATTTAACCGATTTTCTTTCAAAAACATTATTTTTCACATCCGATTATTATTTAGACAGCAAAACAAAAAAGGCTCTTGTCTCTGAATACATGAATGCCGAACTATGTAGTTTAACAGAGGATTTTATTTTTACTCACCCTTTTGAAGATAATGAAACTAATGTATTTTATGAAGAATTAAATATAGAAAAAGTAAAACAATTTCAAAGAGATTTTAAGCTAAAAATAGCAGCTGCTGAAATGAAATATGCGTTTATGACAAAAGCAGAGGCATTACTTCATGGTGATTTTCATTTGGGAAGTTTTATGGGTAATGAAGAAGAAACTTATGTAATAGACCCTGAATTTGCATTTTATGGTCCTATAGGTTTTGATATAGGAAAAGCAAGTGCTAACTTTTTTATGGCTTACATATCTCAGGAATATCATCAAAAAAGACTCGGTACTAATTCAATAGAGTTTAGAAAATGGCTTTTTGACACTGCTAAATATATGATAACAGGTACTTTGGAAAAATTTGAAAAATTATTGAAAAAGCACTTAAAAGAAACTAAACCGCTCTATTGGAATTATGATGAAGGAGAAAAACATTCTGAAGTGTATATAAAAACTGTATTAAAAAGAATATTTAAAGATGCTATTGGTTTTGCAGGCTGCGTACTTATAAGAAGAACTTTAGGACTTGCTAAAAATAAAGATATTGCTTCAATAGAAGATTTAAAAGAAAGAGCAAGGCTTGATTGGATATGTTTAGAAATAGGAAGAGAGTTTTTAGTAAATAGAGAAAGTATTGAAAATATAGAAAAAGTTTCTGACATTGTAAACAAATATTCAAGTATTGATAAAATTTAA
- the mtnA gene encoding S-methyl-5-thioribose-1-phosphate isomerase, giving the protein MQSKNIPTVRWTGEELYILDQTLIPITVKEIKLSNEEEAYNAIKELKVRGAPAIGVAAAYSLLINLKNKTNLNTNEFINFVEERAKYLNSSRPTAVNLSYALNRMINTIKNKKDKSSLELYNILEEEAKKIHSEDIGICQKIGEYGSKLLKDNCGILTHCNAGRLAVSGIGTALAPMYIAHQKGIKIRVYADETRPLLQGARLTSFELQEAGIDVTLICDNMAAFIMSKGLVDLVIVGCDRVAENGDAANKIGTMGVAILAKYFNIPFYIACPSTTFDLNTKTGNDIIIEERDAKEIINFAGVQTAPLDMKVRNPAFDVTPNELITGFITEKGIIKPPYTENLKALLSR; this is encoded by the coding sequence ATGCAAAGTAAAAATATACCTACTGTAAGATGGACTGGAGAAGAATTGTATATACTTGACCAAACGTTAATACCCATAACAGTAAAAGAAATAAAATTATCAAATGAAGAAGAGGCTTATAATGCGATAAAAGAATTAAAGGTAAGAGGTGCTCCTGCAATAGGTGTTGCTGCTGCATATTCTTTGCTTATAAACTTAAAAAATAAAACTAATTTAAATACTAATGAGTTTATAAACTTTGTAGAAGAAAGAGCAAAATATTTGAACTCTTCAAGACCTACTGCTGTTAATTTAAGCTACGCTTTAAATAGAATGATAAATACCATAAAAAACAAAAAAGACAAATCATCTTTAGAACTATATAACATACTAGAAGAAGAGGCAAAAAAAATACATTCTGAAGATATTGGTATATGCCAGAAAATAGGAGAATATGGTTCAAAGCTTTTAAAAGATAATTGCGGAATACTAACTCACTGCAATGCCGGAAGACTCGCTGTAAGCGGAATAGGAACAGCACTTGCCCCTATGTATATAGCTCATCAGAAAGGAATAAAAATAAGAGTATATGCTGATGAAACAAGACCGCTTCTTCAAGGAGCTAGATTAACTAGTTTTGAACTTCAGGAGGCTGGAATAGATGTTACTTTAATATGCGATAATATGGCTGCTTTTATAATGTCAAAAGGACTTGTTGATTTGGTAATAGTAGGCTGCGACAGGGTTGCTGAAAACGGAGACGCTGCAAATAAAATAGGTACTATGGGAGTTGCTATTTTAGCTAAATATTTCAATATACCTTTTTATATAGCATGTCCTTCTACAACATTCGATTTAAATACCAAAACTGGTAATGATATAATAATAGAAGAAAGAGACGCTAAAGAAATTATTAATTTTGCAGGAGTACAAACTGCACCTTTAGATATGAAGGTAAGAAATCCAGCTTTTGATGTTACTCCTAATGAACTTATAACAGGATTTATAACTGAAAAAGGAATAATAAAACCGCCTTATACAGAAAATTTAAAAGCACTTCTAAGTAGATAG
- the arsS gene encoding arsenosugar biosynthesis radical SAM (seleno)protein ArsS (Some members of this family are selenoproteins.), whose amino-acid sequence MHFSEMLKKYSIKLNKKEIKTIQINTGYGCNLNCTHCHVDANKNRTETITKEVIDDCLKFIKNCGKEIDIDITGGAPEKSEFIEYFIKELRKLKNVKRIILRTNLTILEDKKELIDVFKENNVELTASLPCYTKENVDEQRGNGTYEKCINMLKYLNSIGYGIDKNLIINLVYNPLDDYLPSSQKELEKDYKINLKNDHNIVFNNLYTIANIPIGRFEEKLKKNNKYEAYMKLLEDNFNASNAFKVMCLDTINIGYDGNVYDCDFNQMKNLLSQNGKSYYIGDLTIDDFKDNNIPVEDYCYGCTAGEGSSCQGNLS is encoded by the coding sequence ATGCATTTTTCAGAAATGTTAAAGAAATACTCAATTAAACTAAATAAAAAAGAAATTAAAACAATACAAATTAATACTGGGTATGGCTGTAATCTAAATTGTACCCACTGTCATGTTGATGCTAACAAAAACAGAACAGAAACTATAACAAAAGAAGTAATAGATGACTGCTTAAAATTTATAAAAAACTGCGGTAAGGAAATTGATATTGATATTACCGGAGGAGCTCCTGAAAAATCAGAGTTTATAGAATATTTTATAAAAGAGCTTAGAAAATTAAAAAATGTAAAAAGAATAATATTAAGAACAAATTTAACTATTTTAGAAGATAAAAAAGAACTTATAGATGTTTTCAAAGAAAATAATGTAGAATTAACTGCCTCTCTTCCATGCTACACTAAAGAAAATGTAGATGAACAAAGAGGAAACGGCACTTATGAAAAATGTATAAATATGCTTAAGTATCTAAACTCAATAGGATACGGTATAGATAAAAACTTGATAATAAATTTAGTTTATAATCCTTTGGACGATTATTTACCTTCTTCTCAAAAAGAACTTGAAAAAGATTATAAAATAAATTTAAAAAATGATCATAATATAGTATTTAATAATCTATACACAATAGCAAATATACCCATAGGAAGATTTGAAGAAAAATTAAAGAAAAATAATAAATATGAAGCATATATGAAACTCCTTGAAGATAATTTTAATGCCTCAAATGCGTTTAAAGTAATGTGTCTTGATACCATTAATATAGGATATGACGGCAATGTTTATGACTGCGATTTTAACCAAATGAAAAATCTTTTATCACAGAATGGAAAATCTTATTATATAGGCGATTTAACTATTGATGATTTTAAAGATAATAATATACCAGTTGAAGACTACTGTTACGGATGTACTGCTGGAGAAGGAAGCAGCTGTCAGGGTAATTTATCTTAA
- a CDS encoding rhodanese-like domain-containing protein has translation MKKNLIITFTLLSVILLMAGCQKKETSEAVNYKNLTVDEAAALIVSNPDIILIDVRTPDEIKETGTIENSSNIDFKAADFKEKVSTLDKSKEYLLFCRTGNRSGQASQIMADLGFTNINNLKDAGYDEFSKALAK, from the coding sequence ATGAAAAAAAATCTTATTATCACTTTCACACTATTATCTGTTATATTATTAATGGCAGGCTGTCAAAAAAAGGAAACCTCTGAAGCTGTAAACTACAAAAATCTAACTGTAGATGAGGCGGCAGCTCTAATAGTATCTAATCCTGATATCATACTAATAGATGTTAGAACTCCAGATGAAATTAAAGAAACAGGTACTATAGAAAATTCTTCTAATATAGATTTCAAAGCAGCTGATTTCAAAGAAAAAGTATCAACATTAGATAAAAGCAAAGAATATCTATTATTCTGCAGAACAGGAAACCGCTCTGGTCAGGCATCTCAAATAATGGCTGATTTAGGATTTACTAACATTAATAATTTAAAAGATGCAGGATACGATGAGTTTTCTAAAGCATTAGCGAAATAA
- a CDS encoding aminotransferase-like domain-containing protein: MKLRLSKRALQEDFQTSFVKMILEVAAKGNLISFAGGLPNPASFPVDEIKAAAIKVLETKGSYSLQYNSAQGYEPLREFIANRYRKQGVNVEAKDILITNGSQQALDIISSCLVDPSDTVLVEDPSYLAALQSFHLYNPNIKTIDLNEDGADIEQLRESMNKYDHKFFYAVPNFQNPTGITYTNAVREKIAEIMKGKDTFFIEDNPYGELRFKGEHQKSLYTYLGEQAILLGTFSKTVSPGLRIGWIVCSIKDLMDKMTEYKQLIDMHTSTFVQVVITQYFEDNDYDAHIKKIIDMYGKQCGYMLDAMDKHLPDDMHWTHPEGGMFVWATLPKGIDAVEFYKNAVEAGVAVVPGEPFYEAKRGLGTLRLNYTNSKPEDIDKGMSILAKVIKDMRK, from the coding sequence ATGAAATTAAGATTATCAAAAAGAGCATTACAAGAAGATTTTCAGACTAGTTTTGTTAAGATGATTTTAGAAGTAGCTGCTAAAGGTAATTTGATATCATTTGCAGGAGGATTGCCTAATCCGGCTTCTTTTCCAGTAGATGAAATAAAAGCAGCAGCTATTAAAGTATTGGAAACTAAAGGCAGCTATTCTTTGCAGTACAATAGTGCTCAAGGATATGAACCTTTAAGAGAGTTTATAGCCAACAGGTACAGAAAACAAGGCGTTAATGTAGAGGCTAAAGATATTCTCATTACAAATGGTTCGCAGCAGGCATTAGACATTATTTCTTCATGTTTGGTGGATCCAAGTGATACTGTTTTAGTTGAAGATCCGTCATATTTAGCAGCTTTGCAGTCATTTCATCTATATAATCCTAATATTAAAACTATTGATTTGAATGAAGACGGTGCAGATATAGAACAATTAAGAGAATCTATGAATAAGTATGACCATAAATTCTTTTATGCAGTTCCTAACTTTCAGAACCCAACAGGAATAACTTATACAAATGCAGTAAGAGAAAAGATAGCTGAAATAATGAAAGGCAAGGATACATTCTTTATAGAAGATAACCCTTATGGAGAATTAAGATTTAAAGGTGAGCATCAAAAATCTCTTTATACTTATTTAGGAGAACAGGCTATACTTTTGGGTACTTTCTCAAAAACAGTTTCACCGGGTTTAAGAATAGGCTGGATAGTATGCAGTATTAAAGATCTTATGGATAAAATGACAGAGTATAAACAGCTTATCGATATGCATACCAGCACATTTGTTCAGGTGGTTATTACTCAGTATTTTGAGGACAATGATTACGATGCCCATATCAAAAAAATCATTGATATGTATGGAAAACAATGCGGATATATGCTTGATGCTATGGATAAGCATTTACCTGATGATATGCATTGGACACACCCAGAAGGCGGTATGTTTGTGTGGGCTACACTTCCTAAAGGAATTGACGCAGTTGAGTTTTATAAGAATGCCGTTGAGGCTGGAGTTGCTGTTGTTCCGGGCGAGCCTTTCTATGAGGCTAAAAGAGGATTAGGTACTTTAAGACTTAATTATACCAACTCAAAACCAGAAGATATTGATAAAGGTATGTCTATCTTAGCAAAAGTTATTAAAGATATGCGTAAATAA
- a CDS encoding rubrerythrin family protein has product MIKKISLFLLLSFVFASFVYGQTAKSTLDGLSQSYNGEMNASASYAEYAKAAKNKSVAAMFRAASAAEAIHAKLLNEIALSSKLSSTPLKATINAVKTSSDVDNLKSGIAGETYEYTKMYPAFSKVASAEKNKNVADLMNRTAAVEKTHASLYTKTMQDLNANKTLPEGYYLCPVCGYIEAGSAPSKCPLCNATASSFQVFN; this is encoded by the coding sequence ATGATTAAAAAAATTAGTTTATTTTTATTATTATCATTTGTTTTTGCTAGTTTTGTATACGGACAAACAGCTAAATCTACATTAGACGGTTTATCACAATCATATAACGGGGAAATGAATGCTTCTGCTTCTTATGCTGAATATGCTAAAGCAGCAAAAAATAAAAGCGTAGCAGCTATGTTTAGAGCAGCTTCTGCAGCTGAAGCTATACATGCTAAACTTTTAAATGAGATTGCTCTTTCTTCTAAATTATCATCAACTCCTTTAAAAGCTACAATCAATGCTGTAAAAACTTCTTCTGATGTTGATAATTTAAAAAGCGGTATAGCTGGCGAAACTTATGAATATACAAAAATGTATCCTGCATTCAGTAAAGTAGCTTCTGCTGAAAAAAATAAAAATGTTGCTGATTTAATGAACAGAACAGCTGCTGTAGAAAAAACTCATGCTAGTTTATATACTAAAACTATGCAGGACTTAAATGCTAATAAAACTTTACCAGAAGGATATTATTTATGTCCAGTTTGCGGATATATAGAAGCAGGAAGTGCTCCTAGCAAATGTCCTTTATGTAATGCTACAGCTAGTTCTTTTCAAGTTTTTAATTAA
- the ftsY gene encoding signal recognition particle-docking protein FtsY, with amino-acid sequence MSYMNIIIIACAVIVVLIILLVLMKKSKSKPKVSLTSAKSKFSLSSLFNTSSINDEFFASLENTLITADAGVETTKDIISKLREAIEKENIKEPSEAKKYLREILISKFISKKIELKDKNILFIVGVNGVGKTTSIAKLANILKKDHKVILAAADTFRAAAIEQLEEWANRLSVTIVKGQQAGDPASVLFSALDKAKAANADIVIVDTAGRFHNQENLVRQLEKMKKIATERFSEFNFIPILVLDANVGHNGIEQAKVFTNALNIQGAIVSKLDSTAKGGVAISIAHYLSLPIYYGGFGEKVDDFKEFDAESFVDSILQ; translated from the coding sequence ATGTCATATATGAATATTATAATAATAGCTTGTGCTGTTATAGTTGTACTTATTATACTTTTAGTTTTAATGAAAAAATCTAAAAGCAAACCTAAGGTGTCTTTAACTAGTGCTAAAAGTAAATTTTCATTATCATCTCTTTTTAATACTTCATCTATTAACGATGAGTTTTTTGCAAGTTTGGAAAATACATTGATAACGGCCGATGCAGGAGTGGAAACTACAAAAGATATTATTTCAAAATTAAGAGAAGCTATAGAAAAAGAAAATATAAAAGAGCCTTCAGAAGCAAAAAAATATTTAAGGGAAATTTTAATATCAAAGTTTATATCTAAAAAAATAGAATTAAAAGATAAAAATATACTTTTTATAGTTGGAGTAAATGGTGTTGGAAAAACTACATCAATAGCAAAATTAGCCAATATACTAAAAAAAGATCATAAAGTAATACTGGCAGCAGCAGATACATTCAGAGCAGCTGCAATAGAACAGTTAGAAGAGTGGGCTAATAGGCTTTCTGTTACAATAGTAAAAGGTCAGCAGGCAGGAGACCCGGCAAGCGTATTGTTTTCAGCTTTAGATAAAGCTAAGGCTGCAAATGCTGATATTGTAATAGTTGATACAGCTGGAAGATTTCATAATCAGGAAAATTTGGTAAGACAGCTTGAAAAAATGAAAAAAATAGCTACTGAAAGATTTAGTGAATTTAATTTTATACCTATATTGGTATTGGATGCTAATGTAGGACATAATGGGATAGAGCAGGCTAAAGTTTTTACTAATGCTTTAAATATACAAGGTGCTATAGTTTCAAAATTAGACAGCACTGCTAAAGGCGGGGTTGCTATAAGTATAGCTCATTATTTATCTCTCCCTATATACTATGGCGGATTTGGTGAGAAGGTTGATGACTTTAAGGAATTTGATGCTGAAAGTTTTGTAGATTCTATATTGCAGTAA
- the aroA gene encoding 3-phosphoshikimate 1-carboxyvinyltransferase encodes MPLTIKPSEIFGSVYIQMSKSDAHRALIASALSKSPNIIKPWIDNVSIDIEVTKDAVSNFADLELIDDGLKVVPKKEYKKELTIDAKESGTSLRLLIPIVSALGLNCTFIGSKKLFSRPMEVYKNIWKEQGLEFSLNEDSLKVSGKLKSGEFRVAGNVSSQFVSGLLFALPLLEGDSKIVIEGELESAPYVMMTLKTLKHANIETLRKGSDVIEVYGNQEYSLTDYEVESDWSHAAFFAAAGALGGEVTLYGLNKYSIQGDKEILNILKFMGAPIIYNDDNSITIKKANRLNAMDIDISNIPDLAPIITSLASTAKGRTKLYNASRLRYKESDRINDLKDSFSKIGAKIEVTENEIFIEGIEKLEGGKTTSHNDHRIAMSLAVASIASNNPITIDDAQSINKSSFNFIEQFRSIGVNMVL; translated from the coding sequence ATGCCTTTGACTATTAAACCTTCAGAAATTTTTGGTTCTGTTTATATTCAAATGAGTAAAAGTGATGCACATAGAGCTTTGATAGCTTCTGCTTTATCTAAAAGCCCCAATATTATAAAACCTTGGATTGATAATGTAAGTATCGACATAGAAGTTACTAAAGATGCCGTTTCTAATTTTGCTGATTTAGAACTTATTGATGACGGGCTTAAAGTTGTTCCAAAAAAAGAATATAAAAAAGAATTAACTATAGATGCAAAAGAATCTGGTACTAGTTTGAGGCTATTAATTCCTATTGTATCGGCACTTGGGCTTAACTGCACTTTTATAGGTTCTAAAAAGTTATTTTCAAGACCTATGGAAGTATATAAAAATATATGGAAAGAACAGGGACTAGAGTTTTCTCTTAACGAGGATTCTCTTAAAGTGTCTGGAAAATTAAAAAGCGGTGAGTTTAGAGTTGCTGGTAATGTAAGCAGTCAATTTGTAAGCGGGCTTTTATTTGCTCTGCCTTTATTAGAAGGAGATTCTAAGATTGTAATAGAAGGGGAGCTTGAGTCGGCACCTTATGTTATGATGACGCTAAAAACTCTTAAACATGCTAATATAGAAACTCTGAGAAAAGGAAGCGATGTAATAGAGGTATATGGAAATCAGGAGTATTCTCTTACTGACTATGAAGTAGAATCTGATTGGTCACATGCGGCATTTTTTGCTGCTGCCGGGGCTTTAGGCGGAGAGGTTACTTTGTATGGGCTTAATAAATATTCTATACAGGGTGATAAGGAAATACTTAATATACTCAAGTTTATGGGTGCCCCTATAATTTATAATGATGATAATTCTATAACTATAAAAAAAGCAAACAGACTTAATGCTATGGATATAGATATTTCAAATATACCAGATTTAGCACCTATAATAACATCTCTTGCTTCTACGGCAAAGGGAAGAACAAAATTGTATAATGCCTCAAGATTAAGATATAAAGAAAGCGACAGAATAAATGATCTTAAAGACAGCTTTAGTAAAATAGGAGCAAAAATAGAAGTTACAGAAAATGAGATTTTTATAGAAGGAATAGAAAAATTAGAAGGAGGAAAAACAACTTCTCATAATGATCATAGAATAGCTATGTCCCTTGCAGTTGCTTCTATAGCTTCAAATAATCCTATCACAATAGATGATGCTCAGTCTATTAATAAATCATCTTTTAACTTTATAGAACAGTTTAGGAGTATCGGTGTTAATATGGTATTATAA